ATTTCATCTCCACTTGTTGAggaaatcaaaattttcactCTGAATTTTCAGGACACATGTGCTGGGATTATGTAACCACTTACCACGGCTCGGATTTATAAATGAGTTGAACTATTTGCTGCACAAAGATTTTGTAGTATTATTGTGCTGGGTGGGAATTGCATTTCTTATCAAAATTAATACCCCACTGTactaaaaagagaaacaaaTTATTCGGCTCTCAATTTGATTAAAACTCATTTGAGCTCGTTAGCTTGCAAGCAATTTACTCATTAAGTGATTTTactttcaaataattaaatattagtcGTAATTGAACCTTACATATTAcgataaaataatgaaattattgTCATACTATTATGAATACAATTTGTTAAATAAATGTCATAGTTCACGATTTTGCATATGAATTAAAATTTATGCGTTCAAATACTTGAATTTTCAATTGCTATATTAGAATTGGATGAAATTTAATGCATTTAGGAACAATCACCCGAAAAGAAAAtaatcaatgttttaaacatAAATCTAAGAACGTGCTTGTTTGTGCTGGAAGTAAGGTTAATAACAAACAAATCAAGCTAGACCATGACAATATTCAGCTTGTAAAGATCGCACTCCTgatcaaaatcaagaaactaaTTATTCGTTTATTTTCCCTCGATCATCCAAAAGTATATAGGGATTCAAGATCAAAGGCGATGGACAGCACAAGCAGATAGCAAAATGATAGACCCAGCCATTGGTACCGTACACGTTCACAGCTCGAATCTATTAACTTACAAAATACAATTTTCATCATCATTCCTTCGTCACAACAGCAGCTTCCTCCTTGTTAAAATAATCATGCCTGTGAAGCATGGAGAGGGTAATGAATAATCTGGATCTACCGAAAATCACATTAGCAAACAAACACATAAATGACTTACTGAATTTTTCGGCTAAGCTGGTAAATGCCTGTGCCAGCCATTACAATGTTTACGCTGAAGAGATTCCAGTTCTTCTGCAGCCCCACCATCatcacatatacaaaatacagcATAGAAAGTTGTTACATGGTTTGGTTTACATGAAATCAATATTCAAATAACCTAATACAGGGAATCAAGAGGGTGCTCAGCTCAGGTTTATTATTGAGAGCTTGTAAGTTAAGGAGGAAATTGTGAGTTAGTGACAGAAAATCCTAATTAGAGAGAAACCTGAATATAAATGAAATCAGAAGGGTATCAGGGTATGTGTTGGAAATAATGAACCATAGTAGAGTTAATTTTGTAAACTGATTATTGCTCATATGATTATGAAAAATAAGCTGAGATTTGAGGAACTTACTTTTGGGATACCTTAGCAACTGTTGGAGCTTATTTTCCATCGTATAAGCTATTTTAAGAGATTATATTGCCAAATATTTCTTAAGACTAATAGCTCTTAAACAActcataaaaaaatttaaggaGCTTATAAGCCAAGCCATACACCCTCTACATAGAAATCAACGTAAAAAGCACTTCAACAAGTGAGTTTTGTGTGCATAATTCAGGCGAGAAGATTTGGAAAGAAAAAGTTAACAGAAGGACAAATCTCATGGCTTTTCTTCACTAGAGATGTGCGGCATGTGCCCAAACTGCTTAGCTAATTCAAAACTAGGATTAGAAAGATTAAATGAGGATCAGATATGAACTTTGAAATATAACAACTGCAGTCCTAATAAATCATTCAGGGAAAAACGGACAATAAAACACATGGTAACTCATCGACAACATTCACTCTGGCAAATCAAAAGATATATGTAAAGCATCTAATAAGGCATAAGCAGCTATATATCATAAACAATTGAACTCACAGGAGTAATAACAGTGCTATAGCGTGACCAAATAACTCCAGTTGCTGTAACAGCTGAAAATGGCAAAGAGAGTAAAACAAATCAGTACCATGAATGCCTACAAGAGATCTTCCATTACACTGCTGAAATAAATTGGAAAAAGACAAACTTAAGTAatcaggaaagaagaccaaattAACATAGATGCTATTTCTATTTCAAGTTTTTGTGACCCACAAAAGATAGGATGAAGTGAGCTGAAAATTTTGAGAGCACAAATGTTCAATAATAAAACTCACCTATCTGTTGGGGATATGAAACTTTCTCAGGGGGTTTCGTTGAATCAGCTAGATTAGCAATGCTAATTCCCCATTTGAAGGTTGGTGCCCAGAAATGAACTATACATAATGATAAGAAGCAAAACATTTCATTCTAGATAAGTATATCTTTTATGATTATAATTCAAGCATAAA
The Salvia splendens isolate huo1 unplaced genomic scaffold, SspV2 ctg224, whole genome shotgun sequence DNA segment above includes these coding regions:
- the LOC121789363 gene encoding mitochondrial pyruvate carrier 4-like produces the protein MHDPRMSKVHFWAPTFKWGISIANLADSTKPPEKVSYPQQIAVTATGVIWSRYSTVITPKNWNLFSVNIVMAGTGIYQLSRKIQHDYFNKEEAAVVTKE